A window of Candidatus Aquicultor sp. contains these coding sequences:
- the lpdA gene encoding dihydrolipoyl dehydrogenase gives MIEERYDIAIIGGGPGGYASALRAAELGLRVVVLERDKLGGTCLHRGCIPTTSLLESARVLDTINRSRKFGISVTDVSYDWQEVQKAKYASINRLFMGLNVLFKQRNVQVAVGKASLKEPGRVSVASGTSTRTIAAEHIIIATGSIPREIPALADGEGFVLNTSQALEIASVPSSVAIVGGGAYGTEFASMFRSFGAEVSIIERAPRLAPRDDKDVSKYLERAFSKRGIKVFTNAALQHAQFNDGIATLQIKKDGEPQQITVQKVLQTVGRTANTDGIDIEGLGIQTKAGFITTDASMKTNIDGIYAVGDVTFNPQYANFAFQEGIHAVETIAGINPPPLNLKQIPIYSYGYPELAKVGYDEEEAKEAGFDVETVGLPFQIVSRSAIDKEDIGFAKMVAQKDGTIIGIHLVGPGVVNLIAEAMLITNWEATAADVAQFLHPHPTFAEAIGETAMKLAGKPLHSL, from the coding sequence GTGATTGAAGAGCGTTACGACATAGCCATAATCGGCGGTGGCCCGGGGGGCTATGCGTCCGCTTTACGTGCCGCCGAACTCGGTCTGCGCGTAGTAGTTCTGGAAAGAGATAAGCTTGGGGGCACCTGCCTGCATCGCGGCTGTATTCCGACAACGAGCTTACTCGAGAGCGCCCGGGTTCTCGATACGATTAACCGCTCGCGTAAGTTCGGCATTTCGGTCACGGATGTTTCATACGATTGGCAAGAGGTGCAAAAAGCAAAATATGCTTCGATAAACCGCCTGTTCATGGGGCTTAACGTTTTATTCAAACAAAGAAATGTCCAGGTTGCCGTGGGCAAGGCAAGCCTCAAAGAACCGGGGCGCGTAAGCGTTGCCAGCGGTACGAGTACGCGCACCATTGCCGCCGAGCATATTATTATCGCAACCGGATCGATACCGCGCGAAATACCGGCCCTCGCTGACGGCGAAGGTTTCGTCCTCAACACGTCGCAAGCCCTCGAAATAGCAAGTGTGCCATCATCGGTTGCCATAGTGGGTGGCGGCGCATACGGCACAGAATTCGCGTCAATGTTTCGTTCATTCGGTGCTGAAGTCTCAATTATCGAGCGAGCCCCGCGTCTCGCCCCGCGCGATGACAAAGACGTTTCAAAATATTTGGAGCGGGCGTTTTCCAAGCGCGGCATCAAGGTATTTACGAACGCGGCGCTCCAGCACGCACAGTTCAATGACGGTATCGCTACTCTTCAGATAAAAAAAGACGGTGAGCCGCAACAAATTACCGTACAAAAGGTTCTGCAGACCGTCGGACGCACGGCAAATACCGACGGCATCGACATCGAAGGTCTCGGTATCCAAACAAAGGCCGGCTTTATCACCACCGATGCCAGCATGAAAACAAATATCGACGGCATTTACGCGGTCGGCGACGTGACGTTCAACCCGCAGTACGCCAACTTCGCGTTTCAAGAAGGTATTCATGCAGTTGAAACGATTGCAGGCATAAATCCGCCTCCGCTGAATCTTAAACAGATTCCGATCTACTCATACGGCTATCCCGAGCTCGCAAAAGTTGGATACGACGAGGAAGAAGCAAAGGAAGCCGGCTTTGATGTCGAAACGGTGGGGTTGCCCTTCCAAATCGTATCGCGCTCGGCAATCGACAAAGAGGACATCGGCTTTGCAAAGATGGTGGCGCAAAAAGACGGAACGATTATCGGCATTCACCTGGTTGGGCCAGGTGTTGTCAACCTTATCGCCGAGGCGATGCTCATAACCAATTGGGAGGCTACGGCCGCCGATGTAGCCCAATTCCTCCACCCTCACCCGACGTTTGCCGAGGCGATTGGCGAAACGGCCATGAAACTTGCGGGAAAACCTTTACATTCACTATGA
- the radC gene encoding DNA repair protein RadC codes for MKSQSLPSNLLKYEVKAFALVFDLFIAVKNARLTQLSRRAGLVSGGYMVTQDYSHITIKQLPPDVRPRERLIQFGAGSLSNAELLAIVVGTGTKNKNTVQVSEALLTHFETLGSLGSSTIEELCGVSGIGKAKATKILAALELGRRAGMVSPAERVTIGCPEDVARLLMPEMRYLDREHFRALILNIKHQVIKIVDISIGSLNASVVHPRELFKAVVRHSGAAVIVVHNHPSGDPTPSSEDIAVTKRLKEAGAILGIELLDHIVLGDGRFVSLNEYNLR; via the coding sequence ATGAAATCGCAAAGCCTACCCTCTAATCTGCTCAAGTATGAGGTAAAGGCGTTTGCTTTGGTCTTTGACCTATTCATAGCGGTAAAGAATGCACGGTTAACGCAATTAAGCCGTCGGGCCGGGCTCGTCAGCGGGGGATATATGGTGACGCAGGACTATTCACATATAACAATAAAGCAATTACCACCGGACGTGCGGCCTCGGGAGCGGCTTATTCAGTTTGGCGCTGGCAGTTTGTCAAACGCAGAATTACTAGCTATAGTAGTGGGGACCGGCACAAAAAACAAGAACACGGTCCAGGTAAGCGAAGCTCTGTTGACGCACTTCGAGACACTCGGCTCTCTCGGCTCATCAACTATAGAAGAACTATGCGGTGTGTCGGGAATAGGGAAGGCGAAAGCCACGAAGATACTTGCGGCTCTCGAGTTGGGGCGCAGAGCAGGTATGGTTTCGCCGGCCGAGCGCGTAACCATAGGTTGCCCGGAGGATGTTGCAAGGCTGCTTATGCCGGAGATGCGATATCTCGACAGAGAGCATTTCCGGGCTCTGATATTAAATATCAAGCACCAGGTAATTAAGATTGTCGATATCTCGATCGGAAGCCTAAATGCTTCGGTCGTGCATCCAAGGGAGCTGTTTAAAGCTGTCGTGCGGCATAGCGGCGCGGCGGTTATCGTCGTTCATAATCACCCGAGTGGTGACCCGACGCCGAGCTCCGAGGATATCGCGGTGACCAAACGGCTCAAAGAGGCGGGGGCGATCCTCGGAATCGAGCTGCTTGATCACATAGTCTTAGGCGACGGTCGTTTCGTCAGCCTAAACGAGTATAATTTGCGGTAA
- a CDS encoding rod shape-determining protein, whose translation MFDFLSMPFSRDMAIDLGTANTLVHVKGKGIVLVEPSVVAYDKSSGKILAVGVDAKKMIGRTPGSIMAIRPLKDGVIADFDVTEAMLRHFIQKVHNRKQFVRPRVVICVPSGVTEVERRAVFEATLQAGAREVYLIEEPMAAAIGAGLPIQEPTGNMVVDIGGGTTEVAVISLGGIVTCQSIRIGGDEFDEAIINHVKKEYNIMIGERTSEEIKIQIGTAYPVGEEEDAEVRGRDLLTGLPKNVILSTEEIRAAIEEPLSAIVLAIKTTLEKTPPELASDIMDRGIVMTGGGSLLQGLDERIRQETGMPVHVTDDPLVCVALGSGKALSEINTLRKVLIGTSSR comes from the coding sequence ATGTTCGATTTCTTATCGATGCCGTTTAGTCGTGACATGGCTATAGATTTAGGCACGGCCAATACACTGGTCCACGTCAAAGGGAAAGGCATCGTACTCGTTGAGCCTTCTGTTGTTGCATACGATAAATCCTCAGGCAAAATTTTAGCCGTAGGCGTAGATGCAAAGAAAATGATCGGGCGCACGCCCGGGAGTATTATGGCGATACGCCCGCTTAAAGATGGTGTTATCGCTGATTTTGACGTTACCGAGGCGATGCTTCGCCACTTTATTCAAAAGGTACACAACCGTAAACAATTTGTGCGACCACGTGTGGTTATTTGTGTACCCTCGGGAGTAACCGAGGTCGAGCGGCGTGCCGTGTTTGAAGCGACGCTTCAAGCGGGCGCCCGTGAAGTCTATCTCATCGAAGAGCCGATGGCGGCCGCTATCGGTGCAGGCCTTCCCATCCAGGAGCCGACCGGTAACATGGTTGTCGATATCGGCGGCGGCACAACCGAAGTCGCCGTAATATCGCTTGGCGGCATCGTTACCTGCCAGTCGATTCGTATCGGCGGCGATGAGTTTGACGAGGCAATCATCAACCACGTGAAGAAGGAATATAACATTATGATCGGCGAACGTACGTCCGAGGAGATAAAAATACAGATCGGAACGGCGTATCCGGTTGGCGAAGAGGAAGACGCCGAAGTGCGGGGGCGCGATTTACTCACCGGTCTGCCGAAAAACGTCATCCTCTCGACAGAAGAGATACGGGCGGCAATCGAAGAGCCTCTTTCGGCGATTGTCCTTGCCATTAAGACGACGCTGGAAAAAACACCACCGGAGCTTGCGAGCGACATTATGGACCGCGGCATTGTTATGACCGGCGGCGGGTCGCTTTTGCAGGGCTTAGATGAGCGCATCAGGCAGGAGACAGGTATGCCGGTACACGTAACCGATGACCCATTGGTGTGCGTTGCTTTGGGAAGCGGGAAGGCACTCAGCGAGATAAATACGCTGAGGAAGGTACTAATCGGCACGTCATCACGATAG
- the mreC gene encoding rod shape-determining protein MreC, whose translation MPESFGRRIYLVLFGLIFISMIILTVHFREGEDGPIHRAQRAVLAATSPLQAVVATTLSPVRDGWDYLIHFGELTRENRRLSAEVALLKGKVFELESLKQENARLRTLAGFEKEHKIKSIAAHVVGMPTSNWWSSVIVDRGSSDGVRRNMPVLAGGGLVGQVSDAASSVSKIILLNDVQSGVSVQDQRTGEIGVIKGQLKDKTLSIQYISRDSLIHKGDAIITSGLGGVFPKGIYVGRVSAVQESTYSLYKVVNVESPVDFTNMDEVLIIDKAANFFFKEGK comes from the coding sequence ATGCCTGAATCTTTCGGTAGGCGTATTTACCTGGTCTTATTCGGGCTTATTTTTATAAGTATGATCATACTCACGGTCCATTTCCGTGAAGGGGAAGACGGACCGATCCACAGAGCCCAGCGGGCCGTCTTGGCGGCGACATCGCCGCTGCAAGCGGTCGTTGCTACGACTCTCTCGCCGGTACGCGACGGCTGGGACTACCTCATACATTTCGGTGAACTCACGCGCGAAAACCGTCGCCTTAGCGCAGAGGTTGCACTATTAAAGGGCAAGGTTTTTGAGCTGGAAAGCTTAAAGCAAGAAAACGCGCGCCTGCGAACGCTCGCCGGTTTTGAAAAAGAGCACAAAATCAAATCGATAGCAGCCCATGTTGTTGGAATGCCTACCAGCAACTGGTGGTCGTCGGTTATCGTCGATCGCGGCAGCAGTGACGGCGTACGGCGCAACATGCCGGTTTTGGCGGGCGGCGGGCTCGTAGGACAGGTGAGCGATGCTGCCTCCAGCGTCTCGAAAATCATCCTCTTAAACGATGTGCAGAGCGGTGTCTCGGTGCAGGACCAGCGAACCGGCGAAATCGGCGTTATTAAGGGTCAGCTCAAAGACAAGACGCTATCAATACAGTATATATCCAGGGATTCATTGATACATAAAGGCGATGCCATAATAACATCCGGGCTTGGCGGGGTATTCCCGAAGGGCATCTATGTTGGCAGGGTTTCCGCCGTTCAGGAGTCGACCTACAGTTTGTATAAAGTCGTTAATGTAGAATCGCCGGTCGATTTTACCAATATGGACGAAGTCTTGATTATCGATAAAGCCGCTAATTTCTTCTTTAAGGAGGGCAAATGA
- the mreD gene encoding rod shape-determining protein MreD yields the protein MMWPLAQMCLVVIGAFFVQSAIVPHISVMGAKPDIILIVASLYGFTYGPASGSLTGFIGGLLGDLLAGPHVGIGLLSKTIVGFFAGLVRRAVFLENMMLPMLAIFVATWLNEFIYVGFLFLLGETVPIKIVSLQVILPSAIYNALLAPFVYVLVHRFMVIREEASSVRIANKYDSV from the coding sequence ATGATGTGGCCTCTCGCGCAGATGTGTCTCGTCGTTATTGGCGCGTTTTTTGTCCAATCAGCGATTGTTCCGCATATCTCCGTGATGGGCGCCAAGCCTGATATTATTCTCATTGTCGCCTCGCTCTACGGGTTTACCTATGGGCCTGCGTCCGGATCGCTTACGGGCTTTATCGGGGGCCTCCTAGGGGATCTCTTAGCCGGTCCGCATGTCGGTATCGGGCTCTTGAGTAAAACCATTGTGGGTTTTTTTGCAGGGCTGGTCCGGCGTGCGGTCTTCCTTGAGAATATGATGCTTCCGATGCTTGCGATCTTTGTCGCGACCTGGCTCAACGAATTTATTTATGTAGGCTTTTTATTCTTACTCGGCGAAACCGTTCCGATTAAAATCGTCTCTTTGCAGGTAATTTTACCGTCCGCCATTTATAATGCGCTGCTCGCACCGTTTGTATATGTCTTGGTTCATCGCTTTATGGTCATACGCGAAGAAGCTTCGTCGGTGCGAATCGCCAACAAATATGATTCAGTATGA
- the mrdA gene encoding penicillin-binding protein 2: MKLIDATFDKNVKPDDARPRLMVLMFVAFTIFAVLISRLWILQVMGGQKYMALAEGNYIRDLPIEAPRGLIFDRSGKVLVNNRPSIGITLSPPVAEKNPRIINRLAGILHISSSDIREKLAEKKADPLKPRVIARDIDDKTLAYIEEHKMGLPGVDVVTESIRSYPFGSLGAHVFGYLGEISQEEMQSKKNNGSYALGDIIGKSGAESVYEGLLRGQKGSEQIEVNASGRPLSIIKKQEPLPGSNLMLSLDLSLQQVTEQALKDAMQQARNTGTGAKANGGAAIVLDPRNGDVLAMASLPTYDPALFIGGISKKNWQQLIDKKTNFPLNNRAIMAYAPGSTFKPVTLIGALADGIIKTNDTFDCGGKWLGLGKKWARWCWDHAGHGTVGLTRGMAESCDVVFYSIGYKFYKTGGERLQYWARVFGIGSLTGIDLPMEAKGRVPDKQWKEKINDGNPEYQRWYPGDTVNIAIGQGDILATPLQMASLYAAIANGGILYRPHVGKAMISWDGNVKREFKLKPEDKRKLDISKDIIRFNQDALEKTVTQGTAAAAFSGFSTRVAGKTGTAQVRGKGDYAWFAGYAPVEEPRYVVVVMVEQGGHGGTIAAPAARKILAAAMGIPDRGAGYVNDLSR, from the coding sequence ATGAAACTAATCGATGCGACGTTTGATAAAAATGTAAAACCCGATGATGCCAGGCCGCGGCTTATGGTGCTGATGTTTGTCGCCTTCACGATTTTCGCCGTTCTTATCAGCCGGCTTTGGATATTGCAAGTCATGGGCGGCCAGAAGTATATGGCGCTTGCCGAAGGCAACTATATACGCGACCTCCCGATTGAGGCGCCTCGTGGGCTTATTTTCGATCGCAGCGGTAAGGTGCTGGTTAATAATCGGCCGAGCATCGGTATAACGCTGTCGCCGCCGGTCGCAGAAAAGAACCCGCGAATTATTAACAGGCTCGCCGGTATCTTGCATATTTCGAGCAGCGATATCCGAGAGAAGCTTGCGGAGAAGAAAGCCGATCCGCTCAAACCCCGCGTAATCGCTCGCGATATAGATGATAAAACACTCGCCTATATCGAAGAGCATAAAATGGGTTTGCCGGGCGTCGATGTTGTTACGGAATCGATCAGAAGTTATCCTTTCGGCTCGCTTGGTGCGCACGTATTTGGCTACCTCGGTGAGATTTCGCAGGAAGAGATGCAGTCTAAGAAAAACAATGGCAGCTATGCGCTCGGTGATATTATCGGCAAAAGCGGTGCTGAGAGCGTCTACGAAGGGCTTCTGCGCGGTCAGAAGGGGAGCGAGCAGATCGAAGTTAATGCGTCGGGACGGCCTCTAAGTATCATTAAGAAACAAGAACCGTTGCCGGGAAGCAATCTCATGTTAAGTCTCGACCTTAGCTTGCAGCAAGTTACCGAACAGGCGCTTAAAGACGCAATGCAACAGGCGCGTAATACAGGAACCGGCGCTAAGGCAAATGGTGGGGCGGCAATAGTGCTCGACCCGCGAAACGGCGATGTTCTCGCCATGGCGAGTTTGCCGACCTATGATCCGGCACTTTTCATAGGTGGCATATCCAAAAAGAACTGGCAGCAGCTGATCGATAAGAAGACTAACTTTCCGCTTAACAACCGGGCGATTATGGCATACGCACCCGGATCGACGTTTAAGCCGGTTACCCTCATCGGTGCGCTCGCCGATGGCATTATTAAGACTAACGACACGTTCGATTGCGGCGGCAAATGGCTAGGATTGGGCAAGAAGTGGGCGCGGTGGTGCTGGGATCACGCCGGGCACGGCACGGTCGGTCTCACCAGAGGAATGGCTGAATCGTGTGACGTGGTGTTTTATTCAATCGGCTACAAGTTTTATAAAACGGGCGGCGAGCGTTTGCAGTATTGGGCACGCGTGTTTGGCATCGGCTCTCTTACCGGTATTGACCTGCCCATGGAGGCGAAGGGGCGTGTCCCGGACAAGCAGTGGAAAGAAAAGATCAACGATGGAAACCCCGAGTACCAACGGTGGTATCCCGGTGATACGGTCAACATCGCGATCGGTCAGGGAGACATTTTAGCGACGCCGCTTCAGATGGCCTCGCTCTATGCGGCGATAGCAAACGGCGGTATTCTGTACCGGCCGCATGTGGGCAAAGCAATGATTTCATGGGACGGTAATGTTAAGCGGGAGTTCAAGCTAAAACCGGAAGATAAGCGTAAACTCGATATTTCAAAAGATATTATTCGATTCAACCAGGATGCGCTTGAGAAAACAGTAACACAAGGTACCGCAGCCGCTGCGTTTTCCGGCTTTTCGACGCGCGTTGCCGGTAAAACAGGAACGGCGCAGGTGCGGGGTAAAGGCGATTACGCGTGGTTTGCCGGTTATGCTCCGGTTGAGGAGCCCCGCTACGTAGTGGTAGTTATGGTCGAGCAGGGCGGTCATGGCGGCACCATTGCGGCGCCGGCCGCGCGTAAGATTCTTGCCGCCGCTATGGGAATCCCAGACCGCGGCGCCGGTTATGTCAACGATCTTTCGAGGTAG
- the rodA gene encoding rod shape-determining protein RodA — protein MINLIGINRKIDLTMLLSVILLCIYGAIAVFSATQSNASASGDQYFLLKKEILAMLIGFIALIVMTLGDYNRWKTYIVPLYILNIVLLMVVLAIGSSHKGAQSWFEIGSFQLQPSEFSKLILIVTLASFFANRRSQLDSIQDLGMSLLHVGIPLLLVLLQPDLGTALCYVAILLGMMLVAGFPARHFAILAIAGIIVVFCAVQFHVLQDYQLSRLTVFVNPDNDPRGAGYNLLQSKIAVGSGQFFGKGLFSGTQTRLQFLPERHTDFIFSVIGEEAGFIGAALLLILFLVLIVRGIRTAAYSKNMFGTLLAAGIVSLWLFQILVNIGMTIGLMPITGIPLPFVSYGNSSLMVHLMSVGILLNVYTRSYV, from the coding sequence ATGATAAATCTGATCGGGATCAATAGGAAAATAGATTTGACCATGCTTTTATCGGTGATCTTACTGTGCATCTATGGTGCGATCGCTGTATTTAGCGCAACCCAATCAAATGCGTCTGCCAGCGGTGACCAGTATTTCCTGCTGAAAAAAGAAATACTGGCGATGCTTATCGGCTTTATCGCACTTATTGTTATGACCCTCGGTGATTACAACCGGTGGAAGACGTACATTGTGCCGCTCTATATACTCAATATCGTGCTCCTCATGGTAGTACTTGCCATCGGAAGCTCGCACAAGGGAGCGCAGAGCTGGTTCGAAATCGGCTCGTTTCAGTTGCAACCATCGGAGTTCTCAAAGCTTATTCTGATTGTGACGCTGGCGAGCTTCTTTGCGAATCGCCGGAGTCAGCTCGATAGCATCCAGGATTTGGGCATGTCGCTTCTGCACGTCGGTATTCCGCTATTGCTCGTATTGCTGCAGCCCGACCTCGGTACCGCTTTGTGTTATGTTGCGATCCTTTTAGGTATGATGCTGGTGGCCGGGTTTCCCGCTCGGCACTTTGCAATCCTCGCTATTGCCGGTATTATCGTCGTGTTTTGCGCAGTGCAATTTCATGTTCTACAGGATTACCAGCTCAGTAGGCTTACTGTCTTCGTTAACCCTGACAACGATCCGCGCGGCGCGGGCTATAACCTGCTGCAGTCAAAAATCGCGGTTGGTTCAGGCCAGTTTTTCGGTAAAGGTTTATTCTCAGGCACGCAAACCAGACTGCAGTTTTTGCCCGAGCGTCATACCGATTTCATATTCTCGGTTATTGGTGAAGAGGCCGGCTTTATCGGCGCAGCATTGCTGCTGATCTTGTTTTTAGTTCTAATCGTGCGCGGCATTCGTACCGCCGCATACTCGAAAAATATGTTCGGCACGCTTCTTGCGGCCGGTATTGTCAGCCTCTGGCTATTTCAGATACTGGTTAATATCGGCATGACGATCGGTTTGATGCCGATTACCGGTATACCGCTGCCGTTTGTCAGCTATGGGAATAGCTCACTTATGGTTCACCTCATGAGCGTAGGAATACTTCTTAATGTTTATACTCGCAGTTATGTATAA
- a CDS encoding DUF697 domain-containing protein — MPITNHVKKARDAAGLIKAVRGEAQQEVCIVVIAEPAVEAEFRKALGGTGIASSPVLTGANSIKDDRDIDTVIRSADLAIVLLSPGKTDKDLEAMVRHANRAKKKLVIVTGSNINDWLVERLADVFRISGEDVLFISLTDEHTVKTTLVSRILAKLNGKDVPLAAALPVFREEVARRIITHTANQNAMIGVAVFVPGADMPLMTANQVRMILRLSAAYNQELSMKRLTEVFAVIGSGFALRAAARQVMGFIPVAGWAVKGVIGYSGTVAMGRLAKKYFEELLDQDGSPRLPNSDKKGESFEPLASDRKGIAAGREAKPLHKS; from the coding sequence ATGCCTATTACTAATCACGTAAAAAAAGCGCGCGACGCCGCAGGGCTTATCAAAGCCGTACGCGGCGAGGCGCAGCAAGAAGTGTGTATCGTTGTCATTGCCGAGCCCGCAGTCGAAGCTGAGTTCCGTAAAGCGCTCGGCGGCACCGGCATAGCTAGCTCGCCGGTTCTTACCGGCGCAAATAGCATTAAAGACGACCGTGACATCGATACGGTGATAAGAAGCGCCGATCTCGCGATTGTTTTGCTGTCTCCCGGAAAAACAGATAAGGACCTCGAAGCGATGGTCCGGCATGCAAATCGTGCGAAGAAAAAACTGGTTATTGTTACCGGAAGCAATATCAACGACTGGCTGGTTGAGCGGCTCGCCGATGTGTTCAGAATAAGCGGCGAGGACGTACTGTTTATATCGCTTACCGATGAGCACACCGTTAAAACGACTTTAGTTTCCAGGATATTAGCCAAGCTTAACGGCAAGGATGTGCCGCTTGCAGCGGCCTTGCCGGTTTTTAGAGAAGAAGTCGCCCGGCGGATTATAACCCATACGGCAAACCAGAATGCGATGATCGGCGTGGCCGTATTCGTTCCGGGCGCCGACATGCCGCTTATGACCGCCAACCAGGTCCGAATGATCCTGAGGCTTTCCGCCGCATACAACCAGGAGTTGTCGATGAAACGGCTCACTGAAGTGTTCGCTGTAATCGGCAGCGGATTTGCGTTGCGCGCGGCCGCACGGCAGGTGATGGGCTTTATTCCGGTTGCGGGATGGGCTGTAAAAGGAGTGATCGGCTATAGCGGAACAGTCGCCATGGGGCGGCTCGCAAAGAAATACTTTGAGGAGCTGCTGGACCAAGACGGGTCGCCACGCCTTCCAAATAGTGATAAGAAAGGTGAATCTTTTGAGCCTTTGGCCTCAGATAGAAAAGGTATTGCAGCAGGTCGAGAAGCCAAGCCGCTACATAAATCATGA
- a CDS encoding TIGR03960 family B12-binding radical SAM protein, with product MSLWPQIEKVLQQVEKPSRYINHELNSVHKEFTDVFVRVALAYPDTYEVGLPNMGLQILYEILNTVDDVYAERVYAPWLDMEAAMRERDIALFSLETHSPIVDFDILGFTLQHELIYTNILNMLDLAGIPVLSAERDGRHPLVIAGGPGTVNPEPMSAFFDVMVIGEAEELIVEFVNVYRMWKNKAGDARTGKQELLQRLAAIPGVYVPSLYTVDYREDGTVASVRPNDGAPASVMRRVVKDLNTAKTPERPIVPFIEAVHDRCQVEVMRGCTRGCRFCQAGIIYRPVRERTKETVAQHIDAVLDNTGYQEVSLSSLSTADYSQIADALKDLSDRYGEDGVSISLPSLRVDSFSVQLVKEIAKVKKTGLTFAPEAGTQRMRDVINKNVTEEDILNTARKAFEGGWQRLKLYFMIGLPTETEEDLEGIVDVARKVVDTGLEALDKQARSRLQVVVSVSAFVPKADTPFQWVRQNTLEEFEGKQEFLRRRFKGRHLSYKWHSARSSVVEGAIARGDRHVGTAIHRAWQLGCKFDAWTREFNFNAWLQAFSETGVDPAFYTGRERSPEETPPWQHIDAGATKRFLWREYEKALAGKLTADCRMGECSACGVCPALDVENMLFGVD from the coding sequence TTGAGCCTTTGGCCTCAGATAGAAAAGGTATTGCAGCAGGTCGAGAAGCCAAGCCGCTACATAAATCATGAGCTGAATTCAGTCCATAAAGAGTTTACCGATGTATTTGTGCGGGTAGCGTTAGCATACCCGGACACGTACGAGGTGGGCTTACCCAATATGGGCCTGCAGATACTCTATGAGATTCTCAACACGGTAGATGATGTTTACGCCGAGCGTGTCTACGCGCCCTGGCTCGACATGGAAGCTGCAATGCGCGAGCGCGATATAGCGCTTTTCAGCTTAGAGACGCATAGTCCTATCGTCGATTTTGATATCCTCGGGTTTACACTGCAGCACGAGCTCATCTATACAAATATTCTTAATATGCTCGATCTGGCGGGGATTCCGGTATTGTCCGCCGAACGTGACGGGCGCCATCCGCTCGTCATTGCCGGTGGGCCCGGCACCGTTAATCCCGAGCCGATGTCCGCATTTTTCGATGTGATGGTTATCGGCGAGGCCGAGGAACTTATCGTTGAATTTGTGAATGTTTATCGCATGTGGAAAAACAAGGCCGGGGATGCGCGTACCGGCAAGCAAGAGCTCTTGCAGCGTCTTGCAGCAATTCCCGGCGTGTATGTGCCGTCGCTTTATACGGTTGATTACCGTGAAGACGGAACAGTTGCTTCTGTTAGGCCAAATGACGGTGCGCCGGCTTCGGTTATGAGGCGCGTCGTTAAGGATTTAAATACGGCGAAAACCCCAGAGCGTCCCATCGTGCCCTTTATCGAAGCGGTTCACGACCGCTGCCAGGTCGAAGTCATGCGCGGCTGCACGCGCGGCTGCCGCTTCTGCCAGGCGGGCATTATCTACCGTCCGGTGCGGGAGCGCACGAAGGAAACGGTGGCGCAACATATCGATGCAGTACTAGACAATACCGGCTACCAGGAGGTATCCCTGTCATCATTAAGCACGGCAGATTATTCGCAGATTGCCGATGCGCTTAAAGACCTCTCCGACCGTTACGGCGAAGACGGCGTTTCGATTTCGCTTCCGTCACTTCGTGTCGATTCGTTCTCGGTGCAGCTGGTTAAAGAGATTGCTAAAGTTAAAAAGACCGGTTTAACCTTTGCGCCCGAGGCGGGAACGCAGCGGATGCGCGACGTGATCAATAAAAACGTAACCGAAGAAGATATTCTAAATACCGCCCGCAAGGCGTTTGAAGGGGGTTGGCAGCGCCTCAAGCTCTACTTCATGATTGGGCTTCCAACCGAAACAGAGGAAGACCTAGAGGGTATCGTCGATGTCGCCCGAAAGGTCGTCGATACCGGCCTTGAAGCCCTTGATAAACAGGCGAGATCGCGCTTGCAGGTAGTTGTAAGCGTATCGGCCTTTGTTCCGAAAGCCGATACCCCGTTTCAATGGGTTCGGCAAAATACGCTCGAGGAGTTCGAGGGTAAACAGGAGTTTTTGCGCCGGCGTTTTAAGGGACGGCATCTCTCATATAAGTGGCATAGCGCTCGTTCAAGCGTTGTCGAAGGCGCGATTGCGCGGGGCGATAGACACGTTGGTACGGCGATTCACCGTGCGTGGCAGCTGGGCTGCAAATTTGATGCATGGACCAGGGAGTTTAATTTCAATGCTTGGTTGCAGGCGTTTAGTGAAACCGGGGTCGATCCCGCGTTTTATACCGGTCGCGAACGCTCACCGGAAGAAACGCCGCCGTGGCAGCACATTGATGCCGGCGCAACGAAGCGGTTCCTGTGGCGCGAATACGAAAAAGCCCTGGCAGGCAAACTTACAGCGGATTGCCGGATGGGTGAGTGCAGCGCATGCGGCGTCTGCCCGGCGCTCGACGTCGAAAATATGCTGTTTGGGGTTGATTAA